The Pelmatolapia mariae isolate MD_Pm_ZW linkage group LG10_11, Pm_UMD_F_2, whole genome shotgun sequence genome includes a region encoding these proteins:
- the rraga gene encoding ras-related GTP-binding protein A — MSSTAMKKKVLLMGKSGSGKTSMRSIIFANYIARDTRRLGATIDVEHSHVRFLGNLVLNLWDCGGQDTFMENYFTSQRDNIFRNVEVLIYVFDVESRELEKDMHYYQSCLEAILQNSPDAKVFCLVHKMDLVQEDQRDLIFKEREEDLRRLSRPLACTCFRTSIWDETLYKAWSSIVYQLIPNVQQLETNLRNFAQIIEADEVLLFERATFLVISHYQCKEQRDAHRFEKISNIIKQFKLSCSKLAASFQSMEVRNSNFAAFIDVFTSNTYVMVIMSDPSIPSAATLINIRNARKHFEKLERVDGPKHSLHMRMR; from the exons atgtcaagcacagcaatgaaGAAAAAG GTGCTACTGATGGGGAAAAGTGGGTCTGGAAAGACCAGTATGAGATCAATCATCTTTGCCAATTACATAGCTCGAGACACACGCCGCCTTGGAGCTACAA TTGACGTGGAACACTCCCATGTACGGTTTCTTGGCAATCTGGTTCTAAACCTGTGGGACTGTGGAGG ACAGGACACATTCATGGAGAACTACTTCACCAGCCAGAGGgacaacattttcagaaatgtaGAAGTTCTTATTTACGTATTTGACGTTGAGAGCCGTGAGCTAGAGAAAGACATGCACTACTACCAGTCATGTCTGGAAGCCATCCTGCAGAACTCCCCTGATGCCAAAGTGTTCTGTCTTGTGCACAAAATGGACCTTGTGCAGGAAGACCAGAGAGATTTG ATCTTTAAAGAACGTGAAGAAGATCTGAGAAGACTGTCCAGGCCTTTAGCTTGCACATGCTTCAGGACATCAATCTGGGATGAAACCCTATATAAG GCCTGGTCCAGCATAGTGTACCAGCTCATCCCAAACGTCCAGCAGCTGGAAACAAACCTGAGAAATTTTGCACAGATCATAGAGGCAGATGAAGTTCTTTTGTTTGAGAGAGCGACCTTCCTG GTGATCTCCCACTATCAGTGCAAAGAGCAGCGTGACGCTCACAGGTTTGAGAAGATCAGTAACATTATCAAACAGTTCAAGCTCAGCTGTAG taaACTTGCAGCTTCCTTCCAAAGCATGGAAGTAAGGAACTCAAATTTTGCAGCCTTCATTGACGTCTTCACCTCCAACACTTACGTCATGGTCATCATGTCGGACCCTTCTATTC CATCTGCAGCCACTCTCATCAATATCCGTAATGCTAGGAAACACTTTGAGAAGTTGGAGCGAGTGGATGGACCCAAGCATAGCCTGCACATGCGGATGCGCTAG
- the chmp1b gene encoding charged multivesicular body protein 1b, translated as MPSMEKNLFNLKFAAKELQRNSKKCDKEEKLEKAKVKKAIQKGNMEVARIHAENAIRQKNQSVNFLRMSARVDAVAARVQTAVTMNQVTKSMAGVVKGMDATLKSMNLEKISALMDKFEHQFETLDVQTAQMEDTMSSTTTLTTPQNQVESLLHEMADEAGLDLNMELPQGQTGSVGTSVASAEQDELSQRLAKLRDQM; from the exons ATGCCCAGCATGGAAA AAAATCTCTTCAATCTAAAGTTTGCTGCCAAAGAACTCCAAAGAAATTCCAAGAAATGTGACAAAGAGGAAAAATTAGAGAAGGCTAAAGTCAAGAAG GCCATCCAGAAAGGAAACATGGAAGTGGCAAGAATTCATGCAGAAAACGCCATCAGACAGAAGAACCAGTCTGTGAACTTCCTGCGGATGAGCGCTCGGGTAGATGCTGTGGCAGCGAGGGTCCAAACTGCAGTCACAATGAACCAG GTCACAAAATCAATGGCTGGAGTGGTGAAAGGCATGGACGCCACATTGAAGAGTATGAATCTGGAAAAG ATTTCTGCTCTCATGGATAAATTTGAACACCAGTTTGAGACACTGGATGTTCAGACAGCCCAGATGGAGGATACGATGAGCAGCACGACAACTCTCACAACACCACAG AATCAAGTGGAGTCGTTGCTGCATGAAATGGCTGATGAAGCAGG GTTGGATCTAAACATGGAGCTCCCTCAAGGACAGACGGGTTCAGTGGGTACCAGCGTGGCCTCTGCAGAACAG GATGAACTGTCTCAAAGGCTCGCCAAACTTAGAGATCAGATGTAA
- the LOC134636852 gene encoding uncharacterized protein LOC134636852, giving the protein MELQTEKRFHNLTLEQVQALDKVLTEVIPIHGRGNFPTLQVRAKDIIRVVKDRLVERNIQVKDIRLNGMTASHILVKDNGLGYKDLDIIFGVELPRQEDFQVIKEVVLGSLRDLLPSGVNRRKITCLTMKEAYVQKMVKVFNEHDRWSLISLSNNRAKTVGLRFVSSLRRQFEFSVDSFQIILDRMLESYWGNERKQEWKLALTAGPSSKKDDDDESKGQEKPSIPQEVEHDMKEDSTVMTSTESPCQDEAVSPLEEELRHEEVESVDEKHEVQQVLEPESINLQQEEEEVEGIEDVRTEEETVFEMCEKKGEEKEQFEINYPVVASPKTLFSDVGDPLTTHACLTLQSNDEKYEAQASQPVVCTSHTEKTAPQDLGHCEEKFNVDSVSCRTDSTPNLQDSNLEFSFPPPAKKSCSTSADIVPDYCPSPKLQRKMSRKLISKPEKWSLLTDLSDLTTQLFPPIELPKQLQPKPAVLESSQVHSSNISSCQTENSEGTDVLTVPTHSTVSTPQDGTCSRETLEQTVKPKHSKEPPDSEPQSNPCAAGVVSQPQVYEHKPDLADAVPNSCESSSWLGEAGEPTITVEAECMYGDFDQAMDHLRNRLIATHNPEEIRGGGLLKYSDLLVRNFRPASETEIKSLERYMCSRFFIDFPDVGEQQRKIEAYLQCHFIGSEETSKYDYLMTLRRVIDESTVCLMGHERRQTLNMITVLALRVLGEQNAIPNTANVTCFYQPAPYMTEPIYNSYFITQAQPPLVYHPYPLHVHMQTGLV; this is encoded by the coding sequence ATGGAGCTTCAAACAGAGAAGAGGTTCCACAACCTAACCCTGGAGCAAGTTCAGGCTCTTGACAAAGTTTTGACTGAGGTAATCCCCATCCATGGGCGAGGTAATTTTCCTACACTGCAGGTGAGAGCGAAAGACATCATTCGTGTAGTGAAGGACCGACTGGTTGAAAGGAACATTCAGGTTAAAGATATACGCCTCAACGGCATGACTGCCAGCCACATCCTCGTTAAAGACAACGGGCTTGGCTACAAAGACTTAGACATCATTTTTGGAGTGGAGCTTCCGAGGCAGGAAGACTTCCAAGTTATTAAGGAGGTGGTGCTGGGGAGCCTGCGAGACCTTCTCCCTTCTGGGGTTAACCGACGTAAGATCACCTGTCTGACAATGAAGGAAGCCTATGTGCAAAAGATGGTGAAAGTTTTCAATGAGCATGATAGATGGAGCCTTATCTCGCTTTCTAACAACAGGGCTAAAACTGTGGGGCTCCGATTTGTTAGTTCCCTCAGACGACAGTTTGAGTTCAGTGTGGACTCCTTCCAGATTATATTAGATCGTATGCTCGAGTCTTACTGGGGGAACGAAAGGAAACAAGAATGGAAGTTGGCACTGACTGCTGGGCCTTCATCTAAAAAGGACGATGACGATGAAAGCAAAGGACAAGAGAAGCCGAGCATTCCTCAGGAGGTTGAACATGATATGAAAGAAGATTCTACAGTGATGACTAGCACAGAAAGTCCGTGCCAGGATGAAGCTGTTTCTCCACTCGAGGAAGAGCTTCGTCACGAAGAGGTCGAGAGTGTAGATGAAAAGCACGAGGTGCAGCAGGTGCTGGAACCGGAGAGCATAAACTTAcaacaggaggaagaggaagtggaGGGCATTGAGGATGTACGAACAGAGGAGGAAACTGTGTTTGAGATGTGtgagaaaaaaggagaagagaAAGAACAGTTTGAAATCAATTATCCTGTAGTTGCATCGcctaaaactttattttcagaTGTTGGGGATCCTCTGACGACACATGCATGTTTAACCCTACAGAGTAATGACGAAAAATACGAGGCACAAGCTTCCCAGCCTGTAGTGTGCACATCACATACAGAAAAAACAGCTCCACAGGATTTAGGTCATTGTGAAGAAAAGTTCAACGTAGACTCTGTAAGCTGCAGGACTGATTCTACCCCAAACCTGCAAGATTCAAATCTTGAGTTTTCCTTTCCTCCCCCAGCTAAAAAATCTTGCAGCACATCAGCGGACATTGTGCCGGATTACTGCCCCTCGCCGaaattacaaagaaaaatgtCACGGAAGTTGATTAGTAAGCCTGAAAAATGGTCTTTACTAACCGATCTGTCAGACCTCaccacacagctgtttccacccaTAGAGCTACCAAAACAACTTCAGCCGAAACCTGCTGTGCTGGAGAGTTCTCAAGTTCACAGTTCAAACATATCAAGCTGTCAGACGGAGAACTCGGAGGGTACAGATGTACTTACAGTTCCCACACACAGTACAGTCAGTACACCGCAGGATGGGACTTGCTCCAGAGAAACTTTAGAACAAACTGTTAAGCCAAAACACTCAAAGGAGCCTCCTGATTCAGAGCCTCAAAGCAACCCGTGTGCAGCAGGTGTGGTCTCACAGCCTCAGGTATATGAGCATAAACCGGATCTGGCAGACGCCGTCCCAAACAGCTGTGAGTCAAGCTCATGGCTTGGGGAAGCAGGAGAGCCCACCATCACTGTTGAAGCTGAGTGCATGTACGGAGACTTTGATCAGGCTATGGATCATCTTCGAAACCGCCTCATTGCCACCCACAACCCAGAGGAGATCCGGGGTGGGGGATTGCTAAAATACAGCGACCTGCTAGTGAGGAACTTCCGGCCAGCCAGCGAGACAGAGATAAAGTCCCTGGAACGATACATGTGCTCCCGCTTCTTCATCGACTTTCCTGACGTAGGCGAGCAGCAGCGGAAGATTGAGGCCTACTTGCAGTGCCATTTCATCGGCAGCGAGGAGACTAGCAAGTATGACTATTTGATGACCCTGCGGCGCGTGATCGATGAGAGCACAGTGTGTTTGATGGGACACGAGAGGAGGCAGACCCTCAACATGATCACAGTGCTGGCTCTAAGGGTGCTGGGCGAGCAAAACGCCATCCCCAACACGGCCAACGTTACCTGCTTCTACCAGCCGGCTCCATACATGACAGAGCCCATTTACAACAGCTACTTCATCACTCAGGCCCAGCCGCCTCTGGTCTACCACCCGTACCCTTTACATGTCCACATGCAGACTGGTCTGGTGTAG